The proteins below are encoded in one region of Zootoca vivipara chromosome 10, rZooViv1.1, whole genome shotgun sequence:
- the KMT2E gene encoding inactive histone-lysine N-methyltransferase 2E isoform X5, with product MSIVVPLGVDTAETSYLEMAAGSEPESVEASPVVVEKSNYPHQLYNSSSHHSHSYIGLPYADHNYGARPPPTPPASPPPSVLISKNEVGIYTAPNFDETSSATTISTSEDGSYGTDITRCICGFTHDDGYMICCDKCSVWQHIDCMGIDRQHIPDIYLCERCQPRNLDKERAILLQRRKRENMSDIRLLWGLNEEEENQVCHLELLGGKDGDTSATESGDEVPVELYTAFQHTPTTITLTATRVTKVTDKKRKKSGEKEQNITKCKKAFREGSRKSSRVKGSAPEIDPSESSNFGWETKIKAWMDRYEEANNNQYSEGVQREAQRIALRLGNGDDKKEVITSNSVFKPPVESYIQKNKKILKAAKDLPPDALIIEYRGKFMLREQFEANGYFFKRPYPFVLFYSKFHGLEMCVDARTFGNEARFIRRSCTPNAEVRHAIEEGTIHLYIYSIQNIPKGTEITIAFDFDYGNCKYKVDCACLKENPECPVLKRGSEPTENINTGYDTRRKKGRKERDASKEKETQNQNITLDCEGAATKTKFPDNRQRKLSPLRLSISNNQEPDFIDDIEEKTPISNEVEMESEEQIAERKRKLTREERKMEAILQAFARLEKREKRREQALERISTAKTEIKPECKETQIINETEFVQEPAKEETATKPTPAKVNRTKQRKSFSRSRTHIGQQRRRHRTVSMCSDIQPSSPDVEVSSQHNEPENTALSAEPETETTVAEIVPEPEPPALNKCPPKYPKTKKHLVSEWLSEKNEKTGKPTDSLSERTLRITTDPEVLATQLNSLPGLTYSPHVYTTPKHYIRFTSPFLSEKRRRKEPVENIGSCKKRWLKQALEEENTTAVDRFNSPSHERSRSPTVNGESRSPLLLNDSCSLSDLTTPLKKRRVYQLSDSAYSETSTPIPSPYATPTHADLSASDPLLFATPPRIKAEDETCRNGYKPIYSPVTPVIPCVHGNAMHFENISSPESSPEVKRRTYNQEGYDRSSSAMLALNPFRNSNLTEMCLQEIKTIGYSSPRNRTDGARQCSGENETASDLQLGLEAIEQSALHKTLDNTCHDRTDASSQLETAHCGRGTVYPTWVKSPDRTGVNFSMNSNLRDLTPSHQLEVGGGFRINESKCLIPDDARGGMFMETPVFCTSEDGLAAGFGRTVSSDSLMDGNCTPQNPPQKKKVSLLEYRKRQREARKSGSKAESFPLLTISPHSAGGGNNGGSADGYNSSENGEPVEQEHTASLPLPLPATDYSTTSEETENSSSSKEASSEKNDPEVQWTASTSVEQVRERSYQRALLLSDHRKDKDSDPENPEPTSECPSPDTSMKACKSPLKVSKTSSPSPVAPVQSLGKTPIKQDAQGETTADAPEAENTTHPKPDQPQKPLANNAEALSKNHQPHSRSAADQLSQKLPSVPLKLHCPPSPQVENPPKPSTPHTPVQHGYLSPKPPSQQLGSPCRPHHPQSPQVGTPQRDTHRSFYAATQSLQPSTQQQPSGTLFPQTSSVSYSQFHQQNVNASAPPPPPPPPPSSTYYQNQQAPSGNFQNYSQLKSSIPPQQTVFPSGPNQALAGTTCQQPVSGHHVTSGHFLPSQNPSIHHQTPAVGAPPPPPPPPPAPGSHLVQQPSSHQQHAVAHVVGPVHAVAVAPGSHIHSQAAGHHLPPPPPPPGPLPHHHPTHPTTGHQGLQAQHQHVVNSAPPPPPPPPPATVLGSGHHTASAQGLHHASHQGPPLFPSSAHSTVTSYPSQPHHTPLGPGPQHQPAGTGPHCPLPGQGPHIQPQGPSSIPTPTASGFCPHPGSVSLPHGVQGPQQASPVPGQIPIHRAQVPPTFQNNYHGSGWH from the exons ATGAGCATAGTGGTCCCGTTGGGGGTTGACACAGCGGAAACTTCATATTTGGAAATGGCTGCAGGCTCAGA ACCTGAATCTGTAGAAGCTAGCCCTGTGGTAGTTGAGAAGTCAAACTATCCACACCAGCTATATAACAGCAGTTCTCATCATTCACACAGTTATATTGGTTTGCCTTATGCg GACCATAACTATGGTGCTCGCCCTCCTCCAACACCTCCAGCGTCTCCTCCTCCATCAGTTCTTATAAGCAAGAATGAAGTAGGCATATATACTGCTCCAAATTTTGATGAGACCTCCAGTGCTACTACTATCAGCACTTCTGAGGATGGAAGCTATGGAACTGATATAACCAGGTGCATTTGTGGATTTACACATGATGATGGATATATGATCTGTTGTGACAAATGCAG tGTTTGGCAGCACATTGATTGCATGGGGATCGACAGGCAGCATATTCCTGACATATACCTGTGTGAACGTTGTCAACCTAG GAACTTAGATAAAGAGAGGGCAATATTGCTGCAGCGTAGAAAAAGGGAAAATATGTCAG Atataaggttgttgtggggattaaatgaggaggaggagaaccaagtgtgtcaccttgagctccttggaggaaaag atgggGATACCAGCGCAACAGAAAGTGGCGATGAAGTTCCTGTAGAACTATATACTGCTTTTCAACATACACCAACTACAATTACTCTGACTGCTACACGAGTTACCAAGGTCACAGATAAGAAACGGAAAAAAAGTGGGGAGAAAGAACAAAACATCACAAAATGTAAAAAG GCTTTTCGTGAAGGTTCTAGGAAGTCTTCAAGAGTAAAG GGCTCAGCTCCGGAGATTGATCCTTCTGAAAGTTCCAACTTTGGATGGGAAACTAAAATCAAGGCATGGATGGATCGTTATGAAGAAGCAAACAACAACCAGTACAGCGAAGGTGTTCAAAGAGAGGCACAAAGAATAGCTTTGAGATTAGGAAACGGAGATGACAAAAAAGAAGTGATCACCAGCAACTCAGTTTTCAAACCTCCAGTAGAG AGCTATAttcaaaaaaataagaaaatcctAAAAGCTGCCAAAGACTTGCCTCCAGATGCACTTATTATTGAATATCGAGGAAAGTTCATGCTGAGAGAACAATTTGAAGCTAATGGATATTTCTTTAAGAG GCCATACCCGtttgttctattctattctaaattcCACGGGCTAGAAATGTGTGTAGATGCAAGAACCTTTGGGAATGAAGCTCGATTTATCAGACGTTCTTGTACGCCTAATGCTGAG GTTAGACATGCAATTGAAGAAGGAACCATTCATCTTTATATCTACTCcatccaaaacattccaaagGGAACAGAAATAACTATTGCATTCGATTTTGATTATGGAAACTG caaATACAAAGTGGACTGTGCTTGTTTGAAAGAAAATCCTGAATGCCCAGTACTTAAGCGAGGCTCTGAACCTACAGAAAACATAAATACTGGATATGATACTAGAAGAAAAAAGGGCAGAAAGGAGAGGGATGCTTCCAAAGAGAAGGAGACTCAAAACCAGAACATCACCTTGGATTGTGAAGGAGCAGCCACCAAAACCAAGTTTCCAGACAACAGACAGAGAAAGCTTTCTCCCCTAAGGCTATCAATCTCAAATAATCAG GAGCCAGATTTTATTGATGATATAGAAGAAAAAACTCCTATTAGCAATGAAGTAGAAATGGAATCAGAGGAGCAGAttgcagaaaggaaaaggaagctg ACCAGAGAAGAACGGAAAATGGAAGCCATTCTTCAAGCTTTTGCCAGgctagaaaaaagagaaaaaagaagagagcAGGCTTTGGAAAGAATCAGTACAGCTAAAACTGAAATTAAACCTGAATGCAAGGAAACGCAGATCATAAATGAAACAGAATTTGTACAG GAACCAGCAAAAGAGGAAACTGCCACTAAGCCAACCCCTGCCAAAGTCAATAGGACAAAACAGAGAAAAAGTTTCTCTCGGAGTAGAACTCATATCGGACAGCAGCGGAGAAGGCACAGGACTGTTAGCATGTGTTCAGATATTCAACCATCCTCTCCTGATGTGGAAGTTAGTTCACAGCACAATGAGCCTGAAAACACTGCACTTTCAGCTGAGCCTGAAACTGAGACAACTGTTGCTGAAATAGTTCCTGAACCAGAACCCCCAGCACTTAACAAATGCCCTCCTAAATATCCTAAAACAAAAAAG CACTTGGTGAGTGAGTGGTTAAGTGAGAAGAATGAGAAGACAGGAAAACCGACGGACAGCCTTTCAGAAAGGACCCTGCGTATAACGACAGATCCTGAGGTTTTGGCTACACAGCTGAATTCTTTGCCCGGTCTCACCTACAGCCCACATGTATATACTACTCCTAAGCACTATATTCGTTTTACATCACCATTCCTTTCGGAAAAGAGGCGCAGAAAAGAACCTGTGGAAAACATTGGCTCTTGCAAGAAG cgttgGTTGAAGCAAGCTCTGGAAGAAGAAAACACAACAGCTGTAGATAGGTTTAATTCACCATCTCATGAAAGATCTAGAAGTCCCACAGTCAATGGTGAAAGTAGAAGTCCCTTGTTATTAAATGACAGTTGTTCCTTATCAG ACCTCACAACACCGCTAAAAAAACGAAGAGTCTATCAGCTGTCGGATTCTGCCTATTCAGAAACCTCTACACCTATTCCTTCTCCATATGCCACACCAACCCATGCTGATCTCTCTGCCTCAGATCCATTGCTGTTTGCAACTCCTCCTAGAATAAAAGCAGAAGATGAAACCTGTAGGAATGGTTATAAGCCCATTTACTCACCTGTTACGCCAGTGATTCCATGTGTACATGGAAATGCAATGCACTTTGAG AATATTTCTTCACCTGAAAGTTCCCCAGAAGTTAAGAGGCGAACGTATAATCAAGAG GGATATGACCGGTCATCATCAGCAATGCTAGCACTCAACCCTTTCAGAAATTCCAATCTAACAGAAATGTGCCTGCAAGAAATAAAGACTATTGGATATTCCAGTCCAAGAAATAGGACTGATGGTGCCAGGCAATGCTCCGGAGAAAATGAAACGGCCTCAGACCTTCAGTTGGGACTTGAAGCAATTGAGCAAAGTGCACTGCATAAAACTCTGGACAACACCTGCCATGATAGGACTGATGCTAGCAGCCAGCTGGAAACTGCTCACTGTGGACGGGGAACAGTTTATCCGACTTGGGTAAAGAGTCCCGACAGGACAGGTGTAAATTTCTCAATGAATTCTAATCTGAGGGACTTAACTCCTTCACACCAGCTGGAGGTGGGAGGTGGATTCCGAATAAACGAATCAAAGTGCCTGATTCCAGATGATGCCAGAGGTGGCATGTTCATGGAAACACCTGTTTTTTGTACTTCTGAAGATGGACTTGCAGCTGGCTTTGGAAGAACTGTCAGTAGTGACAGCTTGATGGACGGAAATTGCACACCCCAGAATCCTCCACAAAAGAAAAAG GTGTCGCTTCTAGAATACCGCAAGAGGCAACGAGAAGCCAGAAAAAGCGGCTCCAAGGCAGAAAGCTTTCCCCTTCTAACCATATCGCCACACTCTGCTGGTGGAGGAAACAACGGCGGTTCTGCTGACGGGTATAACAGCAGCGAGAACGGGGAGCCAGTTGAGCAGGAGCACACGGCTAGCCTCCCTTTACCATTGCCAGCCACCGATTATAGCACCACTTCAGAAGAAACAGAAAACTCCTCTTCATCAAAAGAAGCTTCAAGCGAGAAGAACGATCCAGAAGTTCAGTG GACTGCTTCAACTTCAGTGGAGCAAGTGAGGGAACGAAGTTATCAGAGAGCTCTGCTTCTTAGTGATCATAGGAAAGACAAGGACTCTG ATCCTGAAAATCCTGAGCCCACAAGTGAATGTCCGTCCCCAGATACTTCTATGAAGGCTTGCAAGAGTCCTTTAAAAGTGAGCAAG ACTTCTTCACCAAGTCCTGTAGCTCCTGTCCAATCGCTTGGGAAAACACCCATAAAACAGGATGCCCAGGGGGAGACTACAGCAGATGCTCCAGAGGCAGAGAACACAACTCACCCCAAACCTGACCAACCACAGAAGCCGCTGGCAAATAATGCCGAAGCACTTTCAAAAAACCACCAGCCCCATTCGCGCAGCGCAGCAGATCAACTCTCGCAGAAGCTGCCTTCTGTACCATTGAAGCTACACTGTCCCCCTTCACCCCAGGTAGAGAACCCTCCCAAACCCTCTACTCCCCACACACCTGTTCAACACGGCTACCTTTCACCAAAGCCCCCTTCACAACAATTAGGATCGCCCTGCAGACCTCACCATCCTCAGTCACCTCAAGTGGGAACGCCTCAAAGAGACACTCACAGAAGTTTCTATGCGGCGACGCAAAGCCTTCAGCCTAGTACCCAGCAGCAACCCAGCGGAACGCTGTTTCCCCAAACATCTTCGGTCTCTTACAGCCAGTTTCACCAACAAAATGTGAACGCTAGTGCCCCGcctcctcccccgcctcctcccccttcctctaCTTATTATCAAAACCAGCAAGCCCCCTCAGGAAACTTTCAAAATTACAGTCAGTTAAAAAGTAGCATACCACCCCAACAAACTGTGTTTCCCTCTGGACCAAACCAAGCACTTGCGGGCACAACATGCCAGCAGCCGGTTTCAGGGCACCATGTAACCAGTGGGCATTTTTTGCCATCTCAGAACCCCAGTATTCACCACCAGACTCCAGCTGTCGGGGCTCCGCCGCCCCCCCCACCACCGCCACCTGCTCCAGGATCCCATCTTGTGCAGCAGCCAAGTTCTCATCAGCAGCATGCCGTGGCCCACGTCGTGGGCCCCGTGCACGCAGTCGCTGTGGCTCCGGGGTCACACATCCATTCTCAAGCTGCCGGTCACCATCTGCCGCCGCCTCCACCGCCGCCTGGTCCCCTTCCTCACCATCATCCGACTCACCCCACCACAGGTCACCAAGGTTTGCAAGCACAACACCAGCACGTAGTCAATTCGGCTCCGCCTCctccaccgccgccgccacctgcCACCGTTTTAGGCTCTGGGCATCACACGGCATCGGCGCAAGGATTGCACCATGCATCTCACCAGGGCCCCCCACTTTTCCCCTCCAGCGCTCATTCAACAGTCACTTCCTACCCCTCGCAGCCTCATCATACACCTTTGGGACCTGGACCTCAGCATCAGCCTGCTGGCACGGGACCTCACTGCCCACTCCCAGGTCAGGGTCCTCACATCCAGCCTCAAGGACCAAGCAGTATTCCAACACCTACCGCTTCCGGGTTCTGTCCTCATCCTGGCTCTGTATCCCTTCCTCACGGTGTGCAAGGACCTCAGCAGGCATCTCCGGTGCCTGGGCAAATACCTATTCACAGAGCACAGGTGCCACCAACTTTTCAAAACAATTATCATGGGTCAGGGTGGCATTAA
- the KMT2E gene encoding inactive histone-lysine N-methyltransferase 2E isoform X3, with the protein MSIVVPLGVDTAETSYLEMAAGSEPESVEASPVVVEKSNYPHQLYNSSSHHSHSYIGLPYADHNYGARPPPTPPASPPPSVLISKNEVGIYTAPNFDETSSATTISTSEDGSYGTDITRCICGFTHDDGYMICCDKCSVWQHIDCMGIDRQHIPDIYLCERCQPRNLDKERAILLQRRKRENMSDGDTSATESGDEVPVELYTAFQHTPTTITLTATRVTKVTDKKRKKSGEKEQNITKCKKAFREGSRKSSRVKGSAPEIDPSESSNFGWETKIKAWMDRYEEANNNQYSEGVQREAQRIALRLGNGDDKKEVITSNSVFKPPVESYIQKNKKILKAAKDLPPDALIIEYRGKFMLREQFEANGYFFKRPYPFVLFYSKFHGLEMCVDARTFGNEARFIRRSCTPNAEVRHAIEEGTIHLYIYSIQNIPKGTEITIAFDFDYGNCKYKVDCACLKENPECPVLKRGSEPTENINTGYDTRRKKGRKERDASKEKETQNQNITLDCEGAATKTKFPDNRQRKLSPLRLSISNNQEPDFIDDIEEKTPISNEVEMESEEQIAERKRKLTREERKMEAILQAFARLEKREKRREQALERISTAKTEIKPECKETQIINETEFVQEPAKEETATKPTPAKVNRTKQRKSFSRSRTHIGQQRRRHRTVSMCSDIQPSSPDVEVSSQHNEPENTALSAEPETETTVAEIVPEPEPPALNKCPPKYPKTKKELPSYLGEVNAMTFRGTHSLQLTFLDQKDGKGWTQICEHLVSEWLSEKNEKTGKPTDSLSERTLRITTDPEVLATQLNSLPGLTYSPHVYTTPKHYIRFTSPFLSEKRRRKEPVENIGSCKKRWLKQALEEENTTAVDRFNSPSHERSRSPTVNGESRSPLLLNDSCSLSDLTTPLKKRRVYQLSDSAYSETSTPIPSPYATPTHADLSASDPLLFATPPRIKAEDETCRNGYKPIYSPVTPVIPCVHGNAMHFENISSPESSPEVKRRTYNQEGYDRSSSAMLALNPFRNSNLTEMCLQEIKTIGYSSPRNRTDGARQCSGENETASDLQLGLEAIEQSALHKTLDNTCHDRTDASSQLETAHCGRGTVYPTWVKSPDRTGVNFSMNSNLRDLTPSHQLEVGGGFRINESKCLIPDDARGGMFMETPVFCTSEDGLAAGFGRTVSSDSLMDGNCTPQNPPQKKKVSLLEYRKRQREARKSGSKAESFPLLTISPHSAGGGNNGGSADGYNSSENGEPVEQEHTASLPLPLPATDYSTTSEETENSSSSKEASSEKNDPEVQWTASTSVEQVRERSYQRALLLSDHRKDKDSDPENPEPTSECPSPDTSMKACKSPLKVSKTSSPSPVAPVQSLGKTPIKQDAQGETTADAPEAENTTHPKPDQPQKPLANNAEALSKNHQPHSRSAADQLSQKLPSVPLKLHCPPSPQVENPPKPSTPHTPVQHGYLSPKPPSQQLGSPCRPHHPQSPQVGTPQRDTHRSFYAATQSLQPSTQQQPSGTLFPQTSSVSYSQFHQQNVNASAPPPPPPPPPSSTYYQNQQAPSGNFQNYSQLKSSIPPQQTVFPSGPNQALAGTTCQQPVSGHHVTSGHFLPSQNPSIHHQTPAVGAPPPPPPPPPAPGSHLVQQPSSHQQHAVAHVVGPVHAVAVAPGSHIHSQAAGHHLPPPPPPPGPLPHHHPTHPTTGHQGLQAQHQHVVNSAPPPPPPPPPATVLGSGHHTASAQGLHHASHQGPPLFPSSAHSTVTSYPSQPHHTPLGPGPQHQPAGTGPHCPLPGQGPHIQPQGPSSIPTPTASGFCPHPGSVSLPHGVQGPQQASPVPGQIPIHRAQVPPTFQNNYHGSGWH; encoded by the exons ATGAGCATAGTGGTCCCGTTGGGGGTTGACACAGCGGAAACTTCATATTTGGAAATGGCTGCAGGCTCAGA ACCTGAATCTGTAGAAGCTAGCCCTGTGGTAGTTGAGAAGTCAAACTATCCACACCAGCTATATAACAGCAGTTCTCATCATTCACACAGTTATATTGGTTTGCCTTATGCg GACCATAACTATGGTGCTCGCCCTCCTCCAACACCTCCAGCGTCTCCTCCTCCATCAGTTCTTATAAGCAAGAATGAAGTAGGCATATATACTGCTCCAAATTTTGATGAGACCTCCAGTGCTACTACTATCAGCACTTCTGAGGATGGAAGCTATGGAACTGATATAACCAGGTGCATTTGTGGATTTACACATGATGATGGATATATGATCTGTTGTGACAAATGCAG tGTTTGGCAGCACATTGATTGCATGGGGATCGACAGGCAGCATATTCCTGACATATACCTGTGTGAACGTTGTCAACCTAG GAACTTAGATAAAGAGAGGGCAATATTGCTGCAGCGTAGAAAAAGGGAAAATATGTCAG atgggGATACCAGCGCAACAGAAAGTGGCGATGAAGTTCCTGTAGAACTATATACTGCTTTTCAACATACACCAACTACAATTACTCTGACTGCTACACGAGTTACCAAGGTCACAGATAAGAAACGGAAAAAAAGTGGGGAGAAAGAACAAAACATCACAAAATGTAAAAAG GCTTTTCGTGAAGGTTCTAGGAAGTCTTCAAGAGTAAAG GGCTCAGCTCCGGAGATTGATCCTTCTGAAAGTTCCAACTTTGGATGGGAAACTAAAATCAAGGCATGGATGGATCGTTATGAAGAAGCAAACAACAACCAGTACAGCGAAGGTGTTCAAAGAGAGGCACAAAGAATAGCTTTGAGATTAGGAAACGGAGATGACAAAAAAGAAGTGATCACCAGCAACTCAGTTTTCAAACCTCCAGTAGAG AGCTATAttcaaaaaaataagaaaatcctAAAAGCTGCCAAAGACTTGCCTCCAGATGCACTTATTATTGAATATCGAGGAAAGTTCATGCTGAGAGAACAATTTGAAGCTAATGGATATTTCTTTAAGAG GCCATACCCGtttgttctattctattctaaattcCACGGGCTAGAAATGTGTGTAGATGCAAGAACCTTTGGGAATGAAGCTCGATTTATCAGACGTTCTTGTACGCCTAATGCTGAG GTTAGACATGCAATTGAAGAAGGAACCATTCATCTTTATATCTACTCcatccaaaacattccaaagGGAACAGAAATAACTATTGCATTCGATTTTGATTATGGAAACTG caaATACAAAGTGGACTGTGCTTGTTTGAAAGAAAATCCTGAATGCCCAGTACTTAAGCGAGGCTCTGAACCTACAGAAAACATAAATACTGGATATGATACTAGAAGAAAAAAGGGCAGAAAGGAGAGGGATGCTTCCAAAGAGAAGGAGACTCAAAACCAGAACATCACCTTGGATTGTGAAGGAGCAGCCACCAAAACCAAGTTTCCAGACAACAGACAGAGAAAGCTTTCTCCCCTAAGGCTATCAATCTCAAATAATCAG GAGCCAGATTTTATTGATGATATAGAAGAAAAAACTCCTATTAGCAATGAAGTAGAAATGGAATCAGAGGAGCAGAttgcagaaaggaaaaggaagctg ACCAGAGAAGAACGGAAAATGGAAGCCATTCTTCAAGCTTTTGCCAGgctagaaaaaagagaaaaaagaagagagcAGGCTTTGGAAAGAATCAGTACAGCTAAAACTGAAATTAAACCTGAATGCAAGGAAACGCAGATCATAAATGAAACAGAATTTGTACAG GAACCAGCAAAAGAGGAAACTGCCACTAAGCCAACCCCTGCCAAAGTCAATAGGACAAAACAGAGAAAAAGTTTCTCTCGGAGTAGAACTCATATCGGACAGCAGCGGAGAAGGCACAGGACTGTTAGCATGTGTTCAGATATTCAACCATCCTCTCCTGATGTGGAAGTTAGTTCACAGCACAATGAGCCTGAAAACACTGCACTTTCAGCTGAGCCTGAAACTGAGACAACTGTTGCTGAAATAGTTCCTGAACCAGAACCCCCAGCACTTAACAAATGCCCTCCTAAATATCCTAAAACAAAAAAG GAGTTACCCTCCTATCTAGGAGAAGTGAATGCAATGACTTTCAGG GGAACACATTCCTTGCAGCTCACATTCCTTGACCAGAAGGATGGGAAGGGCTGGACACAAATTTGTGAG CACTTGGTGAGTGAGTGGTTAAGTGAGAAGAATGAGAAGACAGGAAAACCGACGGACAGCCTTTCAGAAAGGACCCTGCGTATAACGACAGATCCTGAGGTTTTGGCTACACAGCTGAATTCTTTGCCCGGTCTCACCTACAGCCCACATGTATATACTACTCCTAAGCACTATATTCGTTTTACATCACCATTCCTTTCGGAAAAGAGGCGCAGAAAAGAACCTGTGGAAAACATTGGCTCTTGCAAGAAG cgttgGTTGAAGCAAGCTCTGGAAGAAGAAAACACAACAGCTGTAGATAGGTTTAATTCACCATCTCATGAAAGATCTAGAAGTCCCACAGTCAATGGTGAAAGTAGAAGTCCCTTGTTATTAAATGACAGTTGTTCCTTATCAG ACCTCACAACACCGCTAAAAAAACGAAGAGTCTATCAGCTGTCGGATTCTGCCTATTCAGAAACCTCTACACCTATTCCTTCTCCATATGCCACACCAACCCATGCTGATCTCTCTGCCTCAGATCCATTGCTGTTTGCAACTCCTCCTAGAATAAAAGCAGAAGATGAAACCTGTAGGAATGGTTATAAGCCCATTTACTCACCTGTTACGCCAGTGATTCCATGTGTACATGGAAATGCAATGCACTTTGAG AATATTTCTTCACCTGAAAGTTCCCCAGAAGTTAAGAGGCGAACGTATAATCAAGAG GGATATGACCGGTCATCATCAGCAATGCTAGCACTCAACCCTTTCAGAAATTCCAATCTAACAGAAATGTGCCTGCAAGAAATAAAGACTATTGGATATTCCAGTCCAAGAAATAGGACTGATGGTGCCAGGCAATGCTCCGGAGAAAATGAAACGGCCTCAGACCTTCAGTTGGGACTTGAAGCAATTGAGCAAAGTGCACTGCATAAAACTCTGGACAACACCTGCCATGATAGGACTGATGCTAGCAGCCAGCTGGAAACTGCTCACTGTGGACGGGGAACAGTTTATCCGACTTGGGTAAAGAGTCCCGACAGGACAGGTGTAAATTTCTCAATGAATTCTAATCTGAGGGACTTAACTCCTTCACACCAGCTGGAGGTGGGAGGTGGATTCCGAATAAACGAATCAAAGTGCCTGATTCCAGATGATGCCAGAGGTGGCATGTTCATGGAAACACCTGTTTTTTGTACTTCTGAAGATGGACTTGCAGCTGGCTTTGGAAGAACTGTCAGTAGTGACAGCTTGATGGACGGAAATTGCACACCCCAGAATCCTCCACAAAAGAAAAAG GTGTCGCTTCTAGAATACCGCAAGAGGCAACGAGAAGCCAGAAAAAGCGGCTCCAAGGCAGAAAGCTTTCCCCTTCTAACCATATCGCCACACTCTGCTGGTGGAGGAAACAACGGCGGTTCTGCTGACGGGTATAACAGCAGCGAGAACGGGGAGCCAGTTGAGCAGGAGCACACGGCTAGCCTCCCTTTACCATTGCCAGCCACCGATTATAGCACCACTTCAGAAGAAACAGAAAACTCCTCTTCATCAAAAGAAGCTTCAAGCGAGAAGAACGATCCAGAAGTTCAGTG GACTGCTTCAACTTCAGTGGAGCAAGTGAGGGAACGAAGTTATCAGAGAGCTCTGCTTCTTAGTGATCATAGGAAAGACAAGGACTCTG ATCCTGAAAATCCTGAGCCCACAAGTGAATGTCCGTCCCCAGATACTTCTATGAAGGCTTGCAAGAGTCCTTTAAAAGTGAGCAAG ACTTCTTCACCAAGTCCTGTAGCTCCTGTCCAATCGCTTGGGAAAACACCCATAAAACAGGATGCCCAGGGGGAGACTACAGCAGATGCTCCAGAGGCAGAGAACACAACTCACCCCAAACCTGACCAACCACAGAAGCCGCTGGCAAATAATGCCGAAGCACTTTCAAAAAACCACCAGCCCCATTCGCGCAGCGCAGCAGATCAACTCTCGCAGAAGCTGCCTTCTGTACCATTGAAGCTACACTGTCCCCCTTCACCCCAGGTAGAGAACCCTCCCAAACCCTCTACTCCCCACACACCTGTTCAACACGGCTACCTTTCACCAAAGCCCCCTTCACAACAATTAGGATCGCCCTGCAGACCTCACCATCCTCAGTCACCTCAAGTGGGAACGCCTCAAAGAGACACTCACAGAAGTTTCTATGCGGCGACGCAAAGCCTTCAGCCTAGTACCCAGCAGCAACCCAGCGGAACGCTGTTTCCCCAAACATCTTCGGTCTCTTACAGCCAGTTTCACCAACAAAATGTGAACGCTAGTGCCCCGcctcctcccccgcctcctcccccttcctctaCTTATTATCAAAACCAGCAAGCCCCCTCAGGAAACTTTCAAAATTACAGTCAGTTAAAAAGTAGCATACCACCCCAACAAACTGTGTTTCCCTCTGGACCAAACCAAGCACTTGCGGGCACAACATGCCAGCAGCCGGTTTCAGGGCACCATGTAACCAGTGGGCATTTTTTGCCATCTCAGAACCCCAGTATTCACCACCAGACTCCAGCTGTCGGGGCTCCGCCGCCCCCCCCACCACCGCCACCTGCTCCAGGATCCCATCTTGTGCAGCAGCCAAGTTCTCATCAGCAGCATGCCGTGGCCCACGTCGTGGGCCCCGTGCACGCAGTCGCTGTGGCTCCGGGGTCACACATCCATTCTCAAGCTGCCGGTCACCATCTGCCGCCGCCTCCACCGCCGCCTGGTCCCCTTCCTCACCATCATCCGACTCACCCCACCACAGGTCACCAAGGTTTGCAAGCACAACACCAGCACGTAGTCAATTCGGCTCCGCCTCctccaccgccgccgccacctgcCACCGTTTTAGGCTCTGGGCATCACACGGCATCGGCGCAAGGATTGCACCATGCATCTCACCAGGGCCCCCCACTTTTCCCCTCCAGCGCTCATTCAACAGTCACTTCCTACCCCTCGCAGCCTCATCATACACCTTTGGGACCTGGACCTCAGCATCAGCCTGCTGGCACGGGACCTCACTGCCCACTCCCAGGTCAGGGTCCTCACATCCAGCCTCAAGGACCAAGCAGTATTCCAACACCTACCGCTTCCGGGTTCTGTCCTCATCCTGGCTCTGTATCCCTTCCTCACGGTGTGCAAGGACCTCAGCAGGCATCTCCGGTGCCTGGGCAAATACCTATTCACAGAGCACAGGTGCCACCAACTTTTCAAAACAATTATCATGGGTCAGGGTGGCATTAA